Proteins found in one Aspergillus puulaauensis MK2 DNA, chromosome 8, nearly complete sequence genomic segment:
- a CDS encoding uncharacterized protein (TransMembrane:1 (o502-522i)), protein MCITQHTIHFPQNVAVISPSVPNGMDLELATSTFPFSADPQPSTRESHELYSEYHTTLVPVITLNTSIVSVHTAPEAQTTADNSCLFPSPPQMNQPPLSEDHRRTIAISRVFGAAGTAPTGLGHHCKQLEADLESPDSITRSVWQAAWPDSPLSPVTFWEWVSRVVSVVEHLNTTNLTKPTFRDVAMLLYPGIDGGSAQVTLVSKVIIVAVCSLTALARVSAITPQSASMNPEILRMEIPNAEDAVQSQIDYPLTEIFTSIREVAHAASRRESTTGAPDQIQTDLVDYTFLRRMGIQIKFVTAITEHLYFDFARKELWVFKSPSICLATLWGTAIADIVGEEPYNSTSHSTIFEEVLLSIRLLFSGSKRSRDAFQKTLRAARENSDPFFDELLLPLQLGNMQPAGIGARAAGTILPLFRPRPTSQLYFDRCYFQNYKLNEARWERMQSDRTCSASAEFHIFGNRLRALQDFVQSQPIHSLRELLDERRNKAEAIKFLVINRINLTVGFIALSGLGIGLGQLLK, encoded by the exons ATGTGCATCACCCAACATACTATTCACTTTCCTCAAAACGTCGCCGTCATATCCCCGAGTGTTCCCAACGGAATGGACCTCGAACTTGCAACCTCGACCTTCCCATTTAGCGCAGATCCGCAGCCTTCCACCAGGGAATCCCATGAACTGTACTCAGAATATCACACCACTCTCGTGCCGGTAATCACTCTCAACACTTCCATTGTTTCGGTGCATACCGCTCCAGAGGCACAGACAACCGCTGATAATTCCTGCCTGTTCCCATCACCTCCCCAGATGAATCAACCTCCACTATCGGAAGACCAT AGGCGTACTATCGCCATTAGCCGCGTGTTCGGGGCGGCGGGGACGGCTCCCACCGGCCTCGGTCACCACTGTAAACAGTTGGAGGCCGACCTCGAGTCACCAGATTCCATTACCCGGTCCGTCTGGCAGGCCGCATGGCCCGATTCACCACTGAGCCCAGTCACCTTCTGGGAATGGGTCTCCAGGGTTGTAAGCGTTGTGGAGCACCTGAACACCACCAACTTAACAAAGCCAACTTTCCGCGACGTAGCAATGCTGCTGTATCCTGGAATTGACGGTGGGAGCGCACAAGTTACCCTTGTGTCGAAGGTAATTATAGTGGCGGTATGTTCTCTGACAGCGCTGGCCAGGGTATCCGCCATAACCCCCCAATCGGCCAGTATGAACCCAGAGATTTTGAGGATGGAAATCCCCaatgcggaggatgcggtACAATCCCAAATCGACTATCCTTTAACCGAGATATTCACTTCTATTCGGGAGGTTGCTCACGCTGCTTCCCGTCGAGAGTCCACCACGGGTGCTCCTGACCAAATACAGACGGACCTTGTTGATTACACGTTTCTTCGGCGAATGGGTATACAAATCAAGTTTGTGACAGCAATAACTGAACACTTATATTTTGATTTTGCGAGAAAAGAGCTGTGGGTTTTCAAGTCTCCATCTATCTGCCTCGCTACCCTGTGGGGAACAGCGATTGCCGATAT AGTAGGCGAGGAACCCTACAATTCTACATCTCACTCGACAATATTCGAGGAGGTTCTCCTGTCTATTCGACTCCTGTTTTCTGGTTCGAAGAGGTCTCGGGACGCTTTCCAGAAGACACTGCGCGCCGCACGAGAAAACAGCGACCCTTTTTTCGACGAACTTCTCTTACCGCTGCAGTTGGGAAACATGCAGCCAGCAGGGATAGGAGCTCGAGCAGCGGGTACTATCTTGCCATTGTTTCGCCCGCGGCCTACATCTCAACTGTACTTTGACCGATGTTATTTTCAAAACTACAAGCTGAACGAGGCACGATGGGAGCGAATGCAGAGCGACAGAACCTGTAGTGCCAGCGCGGAATTTCATATATTTGGGAATCGTCTGCGTGCGCTACAAGATTTTGTTCAGAGCCAACCAATCCACAGCCTTCGCGAGCTGCTAGATGAACGACGAAACAAGGCGGAGGCTATCAAGTTTCTCGTGATCAACAGAATTAACCTGACCGTGGGGTTTATAGCATTGTCTGGTCTCGGTATAGGGTTAGGTCAGCTTTTAAAGTGA
- a CDS encoding DUF3431 domain-containing protein (COG:S;~EggNog:ENOG410PW2Y;~InterPro:IPR021838;~PFAM:PF11913;~SECRETED:SignalP(1-27)) — translation MRGSLRIGAAALLTISLLFLLGRLVNVAPQVPRPQARWIFNVGSRPDPSELNTWRSRWSKSESGVAPKTYDTTPITVPNDRIIVMAKLAVEDTNWVGAELAEWRSFIYTVDDQNAARHTPMNKGREALAYLQYIVDHYDDLPATVVFIHSHRDGWPGAWHTDTFDYSNVESLRSLQIDFVQRNGYANLRCQESPGCPDEIRPFRSPPRPGKNAEKIYADAWKALFLDDDVPEVVAAPCCSQFAVSREQILQRPLSDYQRYYNWVLGNDLPDDLTSRVMEYTWHIIFGQDAVYCPDVFQCYQDVYGTASLW, via the exons ATGAGAGGGTCTCTGCGCATCGGGGCCGCCGCCCTCCTTACTATCTcgcttctctttctcctgggcCGCCTGGTCAACGTCGCTCCCCAGGTTCCACGCCCACAGGCCCGATGGATCTTCAATGTCGGTAGCAGGCCAGATCCCTCCGAACTCAACACCTGGAGATCGCGATGGTCGAAGAGCGAGTCTGGCGTCGCTCCCAAGACCTACGACACCACTCCCATCACCGTCCCCAATGATCGCATCATCGTGATGGCCAAGCTGGCCGTGGAGGACACGAATTGGGTCGGCGCCGAGCTGGCAGA GTGGCGGAGCTTCATCTACACAGTCGACGACCAAAACGCAGCGCGACACACCCCCATGAACAAGGGCCGCGAAGCTCTCGCCTACCTCCAGTACATCGTCGACCACTACGACGATCTCCCAGCAACGGTTGTTTTCATCCACAGTCACCGTGATGGCTGGCCTGGCGCCTGGCACACCGACACATTCGATTACAGCAACGTGGAATCGCTCCGGTCGCTGCAGATCGACTTTGTGCAGCGGAACGGTTACGCCAACCTCCGTTGCCAGGAAAGCCCCGGCTGCCCCGACGAAATCAGACCTTTCCGGAGCCCGCCCCGACCAGGGAAGAACGCCGAAAAGATCTATGCTGATGCGTGGAAGGCGCTGTtcctcgacgacgacgtcCCGGAAGTTGTGGCGGCCCCGTGCTGTTCGCAATTCGCAGTCTCCCGAGAACAAATCCTCCAACGCCCATTGAGCGACTACCAGCGATACTACAACTGGGTGCTCGGAAACGACCTTCCTGATGACCTGACCTCTCGTGTAATGGAGTATACTTGGCATATTATTTTTGGACAAGACGCTGTTTA TTGCCCCGACGTTTTCCAATGTTACCAAGACGTCTACGGTACCGCTTCTCTCTGGTAA
- a CDS encoding Rab family GTPase (COG:U;~EggNog:ENOG410PKHV;~InterPro:IPR005225,IPR001806,IPR027417;~PFAM:PF00025,PF08477,PF00071;~go_function: GO:0003924 - GTPase activity [Evidence IEA];~go_function: GO:0005525 - GTP binding [Evidence IEA]): protein MSSPLEAKIVVLGAQGVGKTSLVQRYVRNAFNASSTASTVGASFVTKRVFDSTSDTLVRLQIWDTAGQERFRSISRLYYRGANACLLCYDITDEASFVEMTGWLGELKRNLGIGDTGGGGGGQLPIVVHVVGTKSDIVADDPSKRKVPFERTIAYVAEQLYPSRASTPPPTATVSGAGSGGRSSSVTLPGGMGVGVDSKRSSGFWGQDIGWDCCHEISAKDGEGVEEVFRVIARKLVEQRTKRDAEAMAGAMSPGGSSSALEGPAGSNSGVGIDGGGSFRLGMNDKRRSWLMFPPSSTGDEGEAVEVVKKKGRCC from the exons ATGAGCTCCCCCCTAGAAGCCAAGATCGTAGTGCTAGGCGCCCAAG GCGTCGGCAAAAcctccctcgtccagcggTACGTCCGCAACGCCTTCAACGCTTCCTCCACAGCTTCCACCGTCGGCGCCTCCTTCGTAACCAAGCGCGTCTTCGACAGCACCTCCGACACCCTCGTCCGCCTCCAGATCTGGGACACCGCAGGCCAGGAGCGGTTCCGGAGTATATCGCGGCTATACTACCGGGGCGCGAATGCGTGCCTCCTGTGCTACGACATCACGGACGAGGCGAGTTTCGTGGAGATGACGGGGTGGTTGGGCGAGTTGAAGCGGAATCTGGGAATCGGTGAcactggaggaggaggaggaggacagcTGCCGATTGTGGTGCATGTTGTCGGGACAAAGAGCGATATTGTTGCCGATGACCCTTCGAAACGGAAAGTGCCGTTTGAGAGGACGATTGCGTATGTCGCTGAGCAGCTTTATCCGAGTCGCGcgtcgacgccgccgcctACGGCAACTGTTTCTGGTGCTGGGTCTGGGGGACGGTCGTCGAGTGTTACCCTGCCTGGTGGGAtgggggttggggttgatagTAAGCGAAGCAGTGGTTTCTGGGGGCAGGATATTGGGTGGGATTGCTGCCATGAAATTAGCGCGAAGGATGGGGAGGGTGTCGAGGAGGTGTTCCGGGTGATTGCGAGGAAACTGGTGGAGCAGAGGACGAAGCGGGATGCGGAGGCTATGGCTGGGGCAATGTCACCGGGGGGTTCGTCGTCGGCGCTTGAGGGGCCGGCGGGCTCGAATTCTGGAGTTGGGATTGATGGAGGTGGGAGTTTCCGGCTGGGGATGAACGATAAGAGGCGGAGCTGGCTCATGTTTCCGCCGAGCAGTACTggggatgagggggaggcggttgaggttgtgaagaagaaggggcGGTGTTGTTGA
- a CDS encoding putative MFS monosaccharide transporter (COG:G;~EggNog:ENOG410PFEN;~InterPro:IPR005829,IPR005828,IPR003663,IPR036259, IPR020846;~PFAM:PF00083,PF07690;~TransMembrane:12 (i12-30o56-80i87-111o117-137i149-168o180-202i281-299o311-332i339-362o374-393i405-427o433-454i);~go_component: GO:0016020 - membrane [Evidence IEA];~go_component: GO:0016021 - integral component of membrane [Evidence IEA];~go_function: GO:0022857 - transmembrane transporter activity [Evidence IEA];~go_process: GO:0055085 - transmembrane transport [Evidence IEA]), which translates to MAPTFAGMSGRPLSLTVSTVATMGFLLFGYDQGVMSGIISDEAFNNVFTATKDDSVMQALVTAVYELGCLAGAIFALVFGDRTGRRWMIFSGAIVMIVGVIIQVTSFVGHIPLLQFFFGRVITGIGNGMNTSTIPTYQAECSKTHNRGLLICIEGGIIAIGTAIAYWIDFGAHYGPPDLVWRFPIAFQIFFGLIIIVGMWYLPDSPRYLISKDRVEEGEYVLAALAGCEVSDRETQVQKQLVLESLRASGALGQKTRFRDLTTGGPSQHLRRMVVGSSSQVFQQLGGCNAVIYYLPLLLKQNLHQGNDMALLIGGINMIVYAIFATFSWFFVEKVGRRKLFLGGAIVQTVAMIITFGCLIPGDPQSSKGAVFGLFLYMAAFGAAWLPLPWLYPAELSPVRTRAKANAVSTCNNWLFNFTVVMITPVMVDAIGWGTYLFFACWNAVFVPVVWFFYPETANRSLEEIDLIFAKGYHENISYVRASHELPKLADDEIGAEAAKYDYQPETEAEVEKGHVSPGSGSSTVGGNA; encoded by the exons ATGGCGCCCACCTTCGCCGGTATGTCGGGCAGACCGCTGTCCTTGACGGTCTCGACTGTTGCGACTATGGGTTTCCTGCTGTTTGGATATGACC AGGGTGTCATGTCTGGTATTATCAGTGACGAGGCGTTCAACAACGTCTTCACAGCCACCAAGGATGATTCCGTCATGCAGGCCCTGGTAACGGCCGTCTACGAACTGGGTTGTCTTGCGGGTGCTATCTTCGCCCTGGTTTTCGGTGATAGAACGGGTCGTCGGTGGATGATCTTCTCTGGCGCTATTGTCATGATCGTCGGTGTGATCATCCAGGTAACCTCCTTCGTGGGCCACATCCCCCTACTACAGTTCTTTTTTGGTCGAGTCATTACCGGTATTGGCAACGGCATGAACAC TTCCACCATTCCCACCTACCAAGCCGAGTGCTCCAAGACGCACAACCGTGGTCTTCTCATCTGTATTGAAGGTGGtatcatcgccatcggcaCTGCCATTGCCTACTGGATCGACTTCGGTGCCCACTATGGCCCCCCCGACCTGGTCTGGCGTTTTCCCATCGCcttccagatcttcttcggtctcatcatcatcgtcggcatGTGGTACCTCCCCGACTCCCCCCGCTACCTGATCTCCAAGGACCGCGTCGAAGAGGGAGAGTATGTCCTCGCCGCCCTGGCTGGATGCGAAGTCTCCGACCGGGAGACCCAGGTCCAGAAGCAGCTCGTCCTCGAGTCCCTCCGCGCCTCCGGAGCCCTCGGCCAGAAGACGCGGTTCCGCGACCTCACCACCGGCGGTCCCAGCCAGCACCTGCGTCGTATGGTCGTCGGTTCCTCGTCCCAGGTCTTCCAGCAACTCGGCGGTTGCAACGCAGTCATCTACTACTTGCCCCTTCTCCTTAAGCAAAACCTGCACCAGGGTAACGACATGGCCCTCCTCATCGGCGGTATCAACATGATCGTCTACGCCATCTTCGCCACCTTTTCCTGGTTCTTCGTCGAAAAGGTCGGCCGCcgcaagctcttcctcggcggtgcTATCGTCCAAACCGTTGCCATGATCATAACCTTCGGCTGCCTGATCCCCGGCGACCCGCAGAGCTCCAAGGGTGCCGTCTTCGGTCTCTTCCTCTACATGGCCGCTTTCGGTGCCGCCTGGCTCCCGCTCCCCTGGCTATACCCGGCGGAGCTGTCCCCCGTACGCACTCGTGCAAAGGCCAACGCCGTCTCAACCTGCAACAATTggctcttcaacttcacgGTCGTGATGATCACTCCCGTCATGGTCGACGCAATCGGGTGGGGCACATACCTCTTCTTCGCATGCTGGAACGCCGTCTTCGTCCCCGTCGTGTGGTTCTTCTACCCGGAAACTGCCAACCGCAGTCTCGAGGAAATCGATCTTATCTTCGCCAAGGGATACCACGAGAACATCAGCTATGTCCGTGCTTCGCACGAGCTGCCCAAGCTCGCGGATGACGAGATCGGTGCTGAGGCTGCCAAGTACGATTACCAACCCGAGACAGAGGCCGAGGTCGAGAAGGGCCACGTCTCCCCGGGAAGCGGCAGCTCGACTGTCGGTGGTAATGCTTGA
- a CDS encoding metallophosphatase domain-containing protein (COG:S;~EggNog:ENOG410PJ64;~InterPro:IPR004843,IPR029052;~PFAM:PF00149;~TransMembrane:1 (o13-31i);~go_function: GO:0016787 - hydrolase activity [Evidence IEA]), with protein MSSPFHRRPFPDYILASPLAAFLYPLHHLLLRLRGPPRLPPPDARPIRVVCISDTHTLEWADVPDGDLLIHAGDLCNDGSAREIQAAVDWLRKLPHPQKVVICGNHDSYFDIRSRLPEDRDQSFAAVSSSTASLRSVDDFDSPHRIDWGDIHYLQHSSVTVTFPPTPQTPSDTSALLASRPRSLNIYGAPQIPAIVPFGPEHAFAYPAHHDAWSGTIPANTDILITHTPPQSHLDLSPVYSTGCPFLLSDAWRVRPALHVFGHVHAAYGRESVFWDEAQKAWERICTARRPRAGNSRFRSLFGLLRDLFDISGWVDSARVLVYGVLGVVWAKVWGGENRGGWVVNAACMYRDSGRLANKPQVVVL; from the coding sequence ATGTCGTCCCCGTTTCATCGTCGCCCGTTCCCCGACTATATCCTCGCTTCGCCTCTTGCCGCCTTCCTCTatcccctccaccacctacTTCTCCGACTCCGCGGTCCTCCTCGATTGCCGCCTCCAGATGCCCGTCCCATCCGAGTGGTTTGCATCTCCGATACCCACACTCTGGAATGGGCGGATGTTCCTGACGGTGACCTTCTTATCCACGCCGGCGACCTCTGCAACGATGGTAGCGCCCGCGAGATCCAGGCCGCGGTAGATTGGTTGCGCAAGCTTCCGCATCCTCAGAAAGTCGTCATCTGCGGCAACCACGATAGTTATTTTGATATCCGATCAAGGTTGCCTGAAGACCGTGACCAGTCGTTTGCCGCTgtctcctcatcaacagcctccCTCCGCTCCGTCGACGACTTTGACTCCCCGCACCGCATCGACTGGGGTGATATCCACTATCTCCAACATTCCTCCGTCACCGTGACCTTCCCTCCTActcctcaaactccttcCGACACTTCCGCGTTACTAGCCTCGCGTCCTCGCTCGCTTAACATATACGGGGCTCCCCAAATACCCGCCATCGTACCATTTGGCCCCGAACACGCATTCGCATACCCTGCCCATCATGACGCCTGGTCCGGCACTATCCCCGCAAACACCGACATCCTGATCACTCACACACCCCCGCAATCGCACCTCGATCTTTCACCAGTTTATTCTACGGGTTGCCCGTTCCTCCTATCGGATGCATGGCGCGTTCGACCGGCACTTCATGTCTTCGGGCATGTCCACGCTGCCTACGGTCGGGAGTCCGTCTTCTGGGATGAGGCTCAGAAAGCGTGGGAACGCATATGTACCGCGCGTCGGCCCCGCGCAGGGAACTCACGCTTCAGATCCCTCTTCGGACTTCTGCGGGACCTTTTTGACATTTCCGGCTGGGTCGACTCCGCCCGAGTGCTGGTCTACGGCGTATTAGGAGTTGTATGGGCCAAAGTCTGGGGCGGCGAAAACCGGGGAGGGTGGGTGGTGAATGCAGCATGCATGTACCGGGATTCAGGCAGACTGGCGAACAAGCCGCAGGTTGTAGTCTTGTAG
- a CDS encoding uncharacterized protein (COG:S;~EggNog:ENOG410PS8N;~InterPro:IPR008253;~PFAM:PF01284;~TransMembrane:4 (i12-34o40-61i73-93o119-140i);~go_component: GO:0016020 - membrane [Evidence IEA]), which yields MASRQALARPALLIVRAIQWVSTVIVLGITSYFIHRGPRGGHIIYQEVIAALSIVFFLPAFISPFMPNMLSRFVFLIDVIFSYLWLTSFIFAAQDYNKNNCFLNSPPFVSCGRKRANEAFIFLAFIFTFFGLLLELWSLWSYRRENTNPIAEKHAHGAATAPHNGHDGPTTAVP from the exons ATGGCATCGCGCCAGGCTCTTGCTCGACCGGCATTGCTCATCGTCCGTGCTATACAATGGGTGAGCACGGTTATCGTACTGGGAATTACTTCCTACTTCATCCACAGGGGCCCTCGTGGCGGGCATATAATCTACCAGGAAGTCATT GCTGCCCTTTcgatcgtcttcttcctacCGGCCTTCATCTCGCCCTTCATGCCTAACATGCTCAGCCGATTCGTTTTCCTCATAGACGTGATCTTCTCCTACCT CTGGCTGActtccttcatcttcgctgCCCAAGACTacaacaaaaacaactgTTTCCTCAATTCACCCCCTTTCGTTAGTTGCGGACGCAAGAGAGCCAATGAAgcattcatcttcctcgcctt TATTTTCACATTCTtcggccttctcctcgagcttTGGTCCCTGTGGTCCTACCGTCGCGAGAACACCAACCCAATTGCGGAGAAGCATGCCCATGGCGCTGCCACTGCTCCTCATAACGGCCACGACGGCCCTACCACCGCCGTCCCTTAA